A region of Maridesulfovibrio bastinii DSM 16055 DNA encodes the following proteins:
- a CDS encoding sigma-54-dependent transcriptional regulator, which produces MAKILIVDDDAALRISFAKILQGEGHNVQSAASGEAGIEIYTSFNPDLVIQDVRLPGMDGLETFSRMKELDPSVQSIIMTAYGTTETAITATSMGAFDYLLKPFEIPEMLELIGKALEASRFSRKKVRLDADSEDLDVDAIIGGSRAMQNLYKSIGRVAPTDALVLVRGESGTGKELVARAVFQHSMRSDKPFVVINCVAIPETLLESELFGYERGAFTGANTRKIGRIEQADGGTVFLDEIGDMPLSIQAKILRLLQEKSIERIGGRETIPIDVRIIAATNRNLEQAINDGLFREDLYYRLKVVTLPLPPLRERLTDLPQLTEYFLRRLSTVPGMSNPGISRSGLLALQEHSWPGNVRELANCIQKALIFNRGAPISAEDIQSAIKGDRSCNTEAADSHENHGVEIIRRTLSSGDENAYANLMDRFSSMVITEALSMCDGNRSKASRLLGMSRPTLLSRMERLGLRVSAKVSSDNSSEKN; this is translated from the coding sequence GTGGCTAAAATTCTTATTGTTGATGATGACGCGGCACTGCGCATATCTTTTGCCAAAATACTTCAGGGCGAGGGGCATAATGTCCAGAGTGCGGCATCTGGAGAGGCCGGGATCGAAATCTATACTTCCTTCAACCCGGACCTTGTGATTCAGGATGTCCGCCTTCCCGGAATGGACGGCCTCGAAACTTTTTCCCGGATGAAAGAGCTTGATCCAAGTGTTCAGTCCATAATCATGACCGCTTACGGAACAACTGAGACAGCGATTACAGCCACATCAATGGGTGCTTTTGACTATCTTCTCAAGCCTTTTGAAATACCTGAAATGCTGGAACTTATAGGCAAAGCGCTCGAAGCTTCAAGATTTTCCAGAAAAAAGGTCCGCCTTGATGCAGACAGCGAAGACCTTGACGTGGATGCAATTATCGGCGGCAGCAGGGCAATGCAGAACCTGTATAAATCCATTGGCAGGGTCGCACCGACAGATGCGCTGGTGCTGGTCCGCGGAGAATCAGGCACAGGGAAGGAGCTGGTGGCACGCGCCGTTTTTCAGCACAGTATGCGCTCTGACAAACCATTTGTTGTCATCAACTGTGTGGCCATTCCTGAAACACTGCTTGAAAGTGAACTTTTCGGGTACGAGCGGGGAGCTTTTACCGGAGCCAACACCAGAAAAATAGGCCGGATTGAACAGGCTGACGGCGGGACTGTTTTTCTTGATGAAATAGGTGATATGCCCCTTTCAATTCAGGCTAAAATTTTAAGACTGCTTCAGGAAAAAAGTATTGAAAGGATAGGCGGACGGGAAACAATTCCCATAGACGTGCGGATAATAGCCGCAACAAACAGAAATCTGGAACAGGCCATAAACGATGGACTGTTCCGTGAAGACCTCTATTACAGGTTGAAAGTGGTGACACTGCCACTGCCGCCGCTCAGGGAAAGACTTACTGATCTTCCGCAGCTGACTGAATATTTTCTACGCCGACTTTCAACTGTACCGGGTATGAGTAATCCCGGTATCAGCCGCTCCGGTCTTCTGGCTCTTCAGGAACACAGCTGGCCCGGCAATGTGCGCGAACTGGCCAACTGCATCCAGAAAGCCCTTATCTTCAACCGTGGAGCCCCTATTTCAGCCGAGGATATTCAATCGGCAATAAAGGGCGACCGCAGCTGTAATACAGAAGCTGCTGACAGCCATGAAAACCACGGGGTTGAAATAATACGCAGAACGCTCTCAAGCGGTGATGAAAATGCTTATGCCAATCTCATGGACCGTTTTTCATCCATGGTGATAACCGAAGCTCTTTCAATGTGTGATGGAAACCGCAGCAAGGCATCCAGACTGCTTGGGATGTCACGCCCCACACTGCTGTCCAGAATGGAACGGCTCGGGCTTAGAGTCAGTGCTAAAGTCAGCTCAGATAATTCATCTGAAAAAAATTGA
- a CDS encoding sensor histidine kinase, giving the protein MFGLRFRIYATLGAMIAATALLGGVSAWYTYTLNKDFRTMVQGEVTSLQAAVELENSLTGQKGFVSYYFMDGSEDWLESLSRREKEFMDWLIRVTPLNIGENAVLLEKIRNSYFHYSSLRNQVIALYKSGLRQKGRDLHEQAREEYKKVYMLCEQFKLNMQKRIRNSMENNEKRTTQLNAVVFSSLGAGLIFGLSLALMLVRRVFDPLRRLAEGETINESSGGLMDEVRTLSSRVHSLVSAVAEQEDELEQSRESLAQAQKLATVGKLAAGMAHSVRNPLTAVKMRLYTLGKTLELDESQKDDLDVISEEIRHIDSLLNNFLEFSRPPRIKPERNSVSNVIDNSIALMSQRLNAYGIEVVLNRREPLKPNLVDGERLKEMLVNIVVNCCEAMPEGGRLTVTEEEKILPQGGEVQIIKLEDNGAGVPEDKAPHIFEPFFSTKKEGSGLGLSISKRIIEEHGGSIRLGKSTEGGAAFIITLPFK; this is encoded by the coding sequence ATGTTTGGTCTTAGATTTCGTATATATGCAACCCTTGGGGCCATGATTGCCGCAACAGCTCTGCTTGGAGGCGTTTCGGCATGGTACACCTACACCCTGAACAAAGACTTCAGAACTATGGTTCAAGGTGAAGTAACTTCTTTGCAGGCCGCTGTGGAGCTTGAAAATTCCCTGACCGGTCAAAAAGGATTCGTCAGCTACTATTTCATGGATGGCAGCGAAGACTGGCTGGAATCACTAAGCAGACGCGAAAAAGAATTCATGGACTGGCTGATACGGGTGACTCCTCTGAATATAGGCGAAAACGCCGTACTTCTGGAAAAAATACGCAACTCTTATTTTCACTACTCATCATTACGCAATCAGGTGATTGCCTTATACAAAAGCGGACTGAGACAAAAAGGCCGGGATCTGCACGAACAGGCGCGCGAGGAATATAAGAAAGTTTATATGCTCTGCGAACAGTTCAAGCTCAACATGCAAAAGCGCATCCGCAATTCAATGGAAAACAATGAAAAACGCACTACCCAGCTGAACGCGGTAGTTTTTTCATCTCTCGGGGCAGGACTCATCTTCGGACTTTCACTGGCCTTGATGCTGGTCCGCAGGGTTTTCGATCCTCTGCGAAGGCTTGCCGAAGGAGAAACCATAAATGAGTCTTCCGGCGGATTGATGGATGAAGTAAGAACTCTCAGCAGCAGGGTTCACAGTCTTGTAAGTGCTGTAGCTGAACAGGAAGATGAACTTGAACAGAGCCGGGAAAGTCTTGCTCAGGCCCAGAAGCTGGCGACTGTCGGCAAACTCGCAGCCGGTATGGCCCACAGCGTTCGAAATCCTCTTACCGCTGTAAAAATGCGTTTATACACACTGGGGAAAACCCTTGAACTCGATGAATCGCAAAAAGATGATCTGGATGTTATATCCGAAGAGATAAGGCATATAGACAGTCTGCTCAATAATTTCCTCGAATTCTCCCGCCCTCCGCGGATCAAACCTGAGCGCAACAGCGTCTCAAACGTCATAGACAACAGCATTGCCCTTATGAGTCAGCGGCTTAACGCCTATGGAATAGAAGTTGTGCTCAACCGCAGGGAACCGCTTAAACCCAACCTTGTTGACGGTGAAAGATTAAAAGAAATGCTGGTGAATATTGTGGTGAACTGCTGCGAGGCCATGCCGGAAGGTGGCCGGCTGACCGTAACGGAAGAAGAAAAAATTTTACCGCAGGGTGGCGAAGTGCAGATTATCAAACTGGAAGACAACGGTGCCGGAGTTCCTGAGGACAAAGCCCCGCATATTTTTGAACCGTTCTTCTCCACCAAAAAGGAAGGTTCCGGACTGGGACTTTCAATTTCAAAACGCATAATCGAAGAACACGGGGGCAGTATCAGGCTGGGCAAATCAACAGAAGGCGGGGCTGCTTTCATAATCACCCTGCCCTTCAAATAA
- a CDS encoding co-chaperone GroES — MTLKPLQDRVLIKRMESEQKTASGIIIPDAAQEKPMKGQVIATGPGKDNNPMTVKEGDAVLFAKYAGNELSVDGEDFIIMREEEILAVIEA, encoded by the coding sequence ATGACTCTCAAACCTTTGCAGGATCGCGTACTCATTAAGCGTATGGAAAGCGAACAGAAAACCGCAAGCGGCATCATCATTCCCGATGCAGCTCAGGAAAAACCCATGAAAGGACAGGTTATCGCTACCGGTCCCGGAAAAGACAACAATCCCATGACCGTTAAAGAAGGTGACGCTGTTCTTTTCGCCAAATACGCAGGAAACGAACTGAGCGTCGACGGTGAAGACTTCATCATCATGCGCGAAGAAGAAATTCTGGCTGTTATCGAAGCCTAA
- the groL gene encoding chaperonin GroEL (60 kDa chaperone family; promotes refolding of misfolded polypeptides especially under stressful conditions; forms two stacked rings of heptamers to form a barrel-shaped 14mer; ends can be capped by GroES; misfolded proteins enter the barrel where they are refolded when GroES binds), with translation MAKAIEFDVDAREKIKKGVDTLAEAVKVTLGPRGRNVVIEKSWGAPTITKDGVTVAKEIDLEDKFENMGAQMVKEVASKTNDIAGDGTTTATVLAQSVFSEGVKLVAAGRNPMSIKRGIDSAVAAITEELGKIAKPTRDKAEIAQVGTISANSDETIGEILAEAMDKVGKEGVITVEEAKSMMTELDVVEGMQFDRGYLSPYFATDNDRMVCEFEDPMILLCEKKVSNMKELLPILEQVVKMSRPLLIIAEDVEGEALATLVVNRLRGSLQVCAIKAPGFGDRRKEMLKDIAVLTGGQVISEEVGLTLDNATVDALGTAKRITVDKENTVIVDGAGASEDIMARVKMIEAQAAESTSDYDREKLQERLAKLVGGVAVVKVGAATEVEMKEKKARVEDALNATRAAVEEGIVPGGGTALVRCVKVLDDLKAGNDDELAGINIIRRAAQEPLRMIAANSGFEGSVVVEKVLEGKDGFGFNAGKGVYEDLIKAGVIDPKKVTRIALQNAASVAGLLLTTECAISEAVKEED, from the coding sequence ATGGCAAAAGCTATCGAGTTTGATGTAGATGCCCGTGAAAAAATCAAAAAGGGTGTTGATACTCTTGCTGAAGCAGTTAAGGTTACCCTCGGACCCCGCGGTCGTAACGTTGTTATAGAAAAATCATGGGGAGCTCCCACCATCACTAAAGACGGTGTAACCGTTGCCAAGGAAATCGACCTTGAAGATAAATTCGAGAACATGGGCGCACAGATGGTTAAGGAAGTTGCTTCCAAAACCAACGACATCGCCGGTGACGGTACTACTACCGCAACCGTTCTTGCACAGTCCGTTTTCAGCGAAGGTGTAAAGCTCGTCGCAGCAGGCCGCAATCCCATGTCCATCAAGCGCGGTATTGATTCAGCAGTAGCTGCTATTACCGAAGAACTCGGCAAAATTGCCAAACCCACCCGTGACAAGGCTGAAATCGCTCAGGTAGGAACTATCTCCGCCAACAGTGATGAAACCATCGGTGAAATTCTTGCCGAAGCCATGGATAAAGTAGGTAAAGAAGGCGTCATCACTGTTGAAGAAGCCAAAAGCATGATGACCGAGCTTGATGTAGTTGAAGGTATGCAGTTTGATCGCGGCTACCTCTCCCCCTATTTTGCCACTGATAATGACAGGATGGTCTGCGAATTCGAAGACCCCATGATCCTGCTCTGCGAAAAGAAAGTTTCCAACATGAAAGAGCTCCTGCCCATTCTTGAGCAGGTAGTTAAAATGTCTCGTCCTCTGCTCATTATAGCAGAAGATGTTGAAGGCGAAGCTCTTGCAACTCTGGTAGTCAACAGACTGCGCGGCAGCCTTCAGGTTTGCGCAATCAAGGCTCCCGGTTTTGGTGACCGCCGCAAAGAAATGCTCAAAGATATCGCAGTTCTTACCGGTGGACAGGTTATTTCTGAAGAAGTCGGCCTGACACTGGACAACGCAACAGTAGATGCCCTCGGTACCGCAAAACGCATTACCGTTGACAAAGAAAATACTGTTATCGTTGACGGCGCAGGTGCTTCCGAAGACATCATGGCCCGTGTAAAAATGATTGAAGCACAGGCTGCTGAAAGCACTTCCGATTACGACCGCGAAAAACTTCAGGAACGTCTTGCCAAACTCGTTGGCGGAGTTGCTGTTGTAAAAGTCGGTGCCGCAACCGAAGTTGAAATGAAAGAAAAGAAAGCTCGCGTTGAAGATGCTCTTAATGCTACCCGCGCAGCTGTTGAAGAAGGTATCGTCCCCGGAGGCGGAACCGCTCTTGTTCGTTGCGTAAAAGTTCTGGACGACCTCAAAGCAGGTAACGATGATGAACTCGCAGGTATCAACATCATTCGTCGTGCCGCTCAGGAACCTCTGCGTATGATCGCAGCCAACTCCGGATTCGAAGGATCTGTTGTAGTTGAGAAAGTTCTTGAAGGTAAAGACGGTTTCGGCTTCAACGCTGGCAAAGGCGTATACGAAGACCTGATCAAAGCCGGTGTAATCGATCCTAAAAAGGTTACCCGTATTGCTCTCCAGAATGCAGCATCCGTAGCAGGCCTCCTGCTGACAACCGAATGCGCTATCAGCGAAGCAGTCAAAGAAGAAGATTAA
- a CDS encoding glycosyltransferase, protein MNGSDVRVDLHVHSKYSTRPSQWVLQKLGCPESFTEPLSIYRRALARKMDVVTITDHNTIDGSLEIAHLGNTFVSEEVTTYFPEDGCKLHVLTYNITEAQHREFQKLRENVFDLVPYLREQKITHVLAHPLFAVNERLTPEHFEQCLLLFNILELNGTRDESQNNALRSIVESLNPEVMDRLADKHSIKPYGSTPWVKSLTGGSDDHSGINIARVFTWISKVHDVDDLLAALEQDRTMVQGRPATPRTMAHNLYGIAYQFYKSHFNLKTFRRSAECFDFIDNALDPGDKKEPGIIERLQSYLYRHRSRKYFQKSDSVQAALLCEANKIVQQDARFDKVSKGAVRSPEVLEDEWFRFVGMATDKVLSGLGDRILHSAVGANIFDVFHTIGAAGSLYALLAPYFLSYGLFARERELAADCLKAFGQKVEGENEVRIAHFTDTFEEVNGVALTLQRQLEVAGKYDKKLTVITCGAAGISDQIASFKPAGVFDFPEYPELNMTYPPFLKILSHCIEKDYSLYHLATPGPVGLAGLAIAKLLKKPVHGTYHTAFPQYVRAFTDDTGLEDLAWKFMIWFYNQMEIVFVPSEATGDELVVRGVESSKITTYPRGVDTSRFTPEKRNGFYKGKFKVRESVKLIYVGRVSREKNLDVLTEAFSTLAPIRPEVHLIVVGDGPYREVMEQKLSGMAVTFTGYLDGDDLAQAYASADIFVFPSSTDTFGNVVLEAQASGLPVIVTDIGGPKENLIPDKTGLIVEACNSDALARAILRLTDHPELLGYMRASARDYTEKRSFDAEFLKTWDLYEESVRV, encoded by the coding sequence ATGAATGGTTCAGATGTAAGGGTGGACCTGCATGTCCATTCTAAATATTCGACACGACCGTCACAATGGGTTTTGCAGAAGCTCGGCTGCCCTGAGAGCTTCACCGAACCTTTAAGCATCTACAGACGGGCTCTTGCCAGAAAAATGGATGTAGTTACCATTACAGACCATAACACCATAGACGGCAGTCTTGAAATCGCTCATCTGGGCAATACGTTCGTGAGCGAGGAAGTCACCACCTATTTCCCTGAAGATGGATGCAAGCTGCACGTTCTTACCTATAACATCACCGAGGCTCAGCACCGGGAATTTCAAAAATTAAGAGAAAATGTATTTGATCTGGTTCCATATCTCAGAGAACAGAAGATCACCCATGTTCTTGCGCATCCTCTCTTTGCTGTGAATGAACGTCTGACCCCTGAGCATTTTGAGCAGTGCCTTCTGCTGTTCAACATACTTGAACTCAACGGAACAAGAGACGAGTCTCAGAACAATGCTTTGCGCTCTATTGTAGAAAGCCTCAATCCTGAAGTAATGGACAGGCTTGCTGATAAACACTCCATTAAGCCGTATGGCAGCACGCCGTGGGTGAAGTCTCTTACCGGCGGTTCGGATGATCATTCCGGTATCAACATCGCTCGGGTTTTTACCTGGATTTCCAAAGTGCATGACGTGGACGATCTGCTGGCAGCTCTGGAGCAGGATAGAACAATGGTGCAGGGCAGGCCCGCAACTCCGAGAACAATGGCCCATAATTTATATGGCATCGCCTATCAGTTTTATAAAAGCCATTTCAATCTTAAAACATTTCGAAGAAGCGCGGAATGCTTCGACTTTATAGATAATGCTCTTGATCCCGGAGATAAAAAAGAGCCCGGAATAATTGAAAGGCTTCAAAGCTATCTTTACCGCCATAGAAGCAGAAAATATTTCCAGAAGTCAGACAGCGTTCAGGCCGCGCTGCTATGTGAGGCCAATAAAATAGTTCAACAGGATGCCCGGTTTGATAAAGTCAGCAAGGGGGCTGTAAGAAGCCCTGAAGTGCTTGAAGATGAATGGTTCAGGTTTGTGGGAATGGCTACGGATAAAGTCCTTTCCGGACTTGGTGACAGGATTCTGCATAGTGCTGTCGGGGCCAATATATTTGATGTTTTTCATACCATAGGAGCTGCCGGTTCTCTTTATGCGTTGCTTGCTCCATATTTCCTTTCATACGGTCTTTTTGCCCGGGAAAGAGAACTGGCTGCTGATTGCCTGAAAGCTTTCGGACAAAAGGTGGAAGGTGAAAATGAAGTTCGCATTGCTCATTTTACCGATACTTTTGAAGAAGTTAACGGTGTTGCTCTGACTTTGCAGAGACAACTGGAGGTTGCCGGCAAGTATGATAAAAAGCTGACGGTAATTACCTGCGGTGCCGCCGGAATTTCAGATCAGATTGCCAGTTTCAAACCAGCGGGTGTTTTTGATTTTCCTGAATATCCGGAACTCAATATGACCTATCCGCCTTTTTTAAAAATTTTATCACATTGCATTGAAAAGGATTACAGCCTGTATCACCTTGCTACCCCCGGACCTGTCGGTCTTGCCGGGCTGGCCATAGCAAAACTGCTTAAAAAGCCTGTACATGGAACCTATCATACGGCTTTTCCCCAGTATGTGAGGGCTTTTACCGATGATACCGGACTTGAAGATTTAGCCTGGAAATTCATGATCTGGTTTTATAATCAGATGGAAATTGTTTTTGTTCCATCAGAAGCGACCGGCGATGAGCTTGTTGTCCGGGGTGTAGAGTCGAGTAAGATAACCACTTATCCCCGTGGTGTTGATACCAGCCGTTTTACTCCTGAAAAGAGAAATGGTTTTTATAAAGGAAAATTCAAGGTTAGAGAATCAGTAAAACTTATTTATGTGGGCAGGGTTTCGAGAGAAAAAAATCTTGATGTCCTAACCGAAGCTTTTTCGACCCTCGCTCCCATCAGGCCGGAAGTTCATCTGATTGTAGTCGGCGATGGCCCTTATCGGGAAGTCATGGAACAAAAGCTTTCAGGGATGGCAGTAACTTTTACCGGATATCTTGATGGGGATGATCTGGCTCAGGCTTATGCCAGTGCCGATATCTTTGTTTTTCCTTCGTCCACCGATACATTCGGAAATGTTGTTCTGGAGGCTCAGGCTTCGGGACTGCCGGTTATTGTCACTGACATTGGCGGGCCTAAAGAGAATCTTATACCGGACAAAACAGGGCTTATTGTAGAGGCCTGCAATTCTGATGCGCTGGCAAGAGCCATACTCAGGCTTACAGATCATCCTGAACTGCTTGGATATATGAGAGCTAGTGCCAGAGATTACACCGAAAAAAGATCTTTTGATGCGGAGTTTTTAAAAACATGGGATCTTTATGAGGAAAGCGTCCGGGTTTAA
- a CDS encoding PEP/pyruvate-binding domain-containing protein, with product MSGGLIAKILSFLPGIEKSTGSREDLDKLQAEFKLRYQAFKILLSANNKALEVMAELDESQNGKRAVSNDFLKTRCTQASVSVLQMVRQLDILAPGKYPELEIRFREIESRLREILDEGRHEQEAPLVLDLRDVRSSNPLATGGKAANLSKLIRGLDVKIPSGFTATSSAFDLILRYNGITSRIESLLQYLHENIADRMNEVQPEIESLILNSEIPPELETAISEKIKIMADSNPDIKFAVRSSAVGEDSMQASFAGQFRSLLDISPDSILEAYRKVLAGKYSARALQYALSRGIPDDENGMCVCFLEMVDSVSGGVVYTRDPADHENNNIVIDSVFGLAKNVVDGTEKNDRFIISRGSCEILKEETADPHNGASINADQAKRIASTALNIENFFDYPQDIEWTFNHQDQLIILQSRPLRHAVRRNRNTEIKIDTEPVITGGVTASPGAAGGPVHILRSKATTLNIPEGCILVVTRAFPRYAPLLRRVSGLISEKGGITGHLANVAREYGIPAIMGMENATGFLAAGDIVTMDAESRAVYPGIEEKLLENTKNNVLRQQHSPLSDKFKKASKLITPLNLTDPESREFSAAGCRTLHDLTRYIHEVSVRHMFSSGSSEQSALRAAKQIVADRPLKWWVVNLDDGFASEIKGKYVGLAQIRCEPMTALWDGMMAVPWAGPPPVNARGFMSILVEASANPHLDPAVVSPHSFKNYFMISKNFCLLHTRFGFHFSVAEALVGDNPAENYISFKFRGGAADYERKRRRVEFIKSVLSYYGFRTRLRGENCFSRLTGQEKAYMLRALRALGYIIIHTRQMDMVMCDQECVSNYREQFIRDIDEIVSRGQDEPGFGSFFLEGKGESGD from the coding sequence ATGTCCGGCGGCCTGATAGCAAAAATCTTATCCTTTCTGCCCGGGATTGAAAAATCCACCGGCTCCCGTGAGGACCTCGACAAATTGCAGGCAGAATTCAAACTGCGTTATCAGGCTTTCAAAATACTGCTTTCAGCTAACAACAAAGCCCTTGAGGTTATGGCTGAGCTTGACGAAAGCCAGAACGGGAAAAGAGCGGTCAGCAACGATTTTCTAAAAACCAGATGCACGCAAGCTTCCGTCAGTGTTCTACAGATGGTCAGGCAACTGGATATTCTAGCCCCCGGTAAATATCCTGAACTGGAAATCAGATTCAGAGAAATAGAATCCAGACTGCGTGAGATACTGGATGAAGGCAGGCATGAACAGGAAGCCCCTCTAGTGCTTGATCTTAGAGACGTAAGATCTTCCAATCCGCTGGCAACAGGAGGCAAAGCCGCCAACCTCTCCAAACTGATAAGAGGTCTTGATGTTAAAATTCCATCAGGCTTCACAGCGACATCCTCTGCTTTTGATCTGATACTGAGATACAACGGAATCACGTCCCGGATAGAAAGTCTTTTGCAATACCTGCACGAAAATATTGCAGACAGGATGAATGAGGTTCAGCCGGAAATAGAATCTTTAATACTTAATTCCGAAATTCCACCGGAGCTGGAAACTGCCATAAGCGAAAAGATAAAGATTATGGCGGATTCAAACCCTGATATAAAATTTGCCGTGCGCAGCAGTGCCGTGGGTGAAGACTCCATGCAGGCTTCCTTTGCAGGCCAGTTTAGATCGCTGCTTGATATTTCTCCTGACAGTATTCTGGAGGCATACCGTAAAGTTCTGGCTGGTAAGTATTCCGCAAGGGCTCTTCAATATGCTCTGAGCAGAGGAATACCGGACGATGAAAACGGCATGTGCGTCTGCTTTCTGGAAATGGTTGATTCTGTTTCCGGCGGAGTTGTCTACACCAGAGATCCGGCTGATCATGAAAACAATAATATTGTGATCGATTCAGTCTTCGGGCTGGCTAAAAATGTTGTTGACGGCACTGAAAAAAATGACCGCTTCATCATCTCACGCGGAAGTTGCGAAATTTTAAAAGAAGAGACTGCTGATCCGCATAACGGGGCGAGCATCAATGCTGATCAGGCAAAAAGGATCGCCTCAACCGCTTTGAATATTGAAAATTTTTTTGACTATCCTCAGGATATAGAATGGACCTTCAATCATCAGGATCAACTGATTATTCTGCAATCCAGACCGCTTAGACACGCTGTACGCAGAAACAGAAATACGGAAATTAAAATTGATACGGAACCTGTGATTACAGGAGGAGTAACCGCAAGTCCCGGAGCAGCAGGCGGCCCTGTTCATATCCTCAGAAGTAAAGCGACAACGCTCAATATACCGGAAGGCTGTATCCTCGTAGTTACAAGAGCTTTTCCAAGATACGCCCCGCTGCTCAGGCGGGTCTCCGGGCTGATATCGGAAAAAGGCGGCATAACGGGGCATCTTGCTAATGTTGCCAGAGAGTACGGAATCCCTGCAATCATGGGCATGGAAAATGCTACCGGCTTTCTGGCAGCAGGAGACATTGTGACCATGGATGCCGAAAGCAGAGCCGTATATCCGGGAATTGAAGAAAAATTACTCGAAAACACAAAAAACAATGTTCTGCGGCAACAGCATTCTCCTTTAAGTGACAAGTTTAAAAAAGCTTCAAAGCTGATCACCCCGCTCAACCTGACCGACCCTGAAAGCAGGGAGTTTTCAGCAGCAGGATGCCGGACACTGCACGACCTGACCAGATATATACATGAAGTTTCCGTGCGGCACATGTTCAGTTCCGGTTCATCTGAACAATCAGCCTTGAGGGCAGCTAAACAGATTGTTGCAGACCGCCCGCTTAAGTGGTGGGTAGTTAATCTTGATGACGGATTCGCATCAGAAATAAAAGGCAAGTATGTAGGTCTGGCCCAGATACGCTGCGAGCCCATGACCGCTCTATGGGATGGAATGATGGCTGTGCCTTGGGCTGGTCCGCCCCCGGTAAATGCCAGAGGGTTCATGTCTATTTTAGTTGAAGCCTCGGCCAATCCCCATCTTGACCCGGCAGTGGTTTCACCGCACAGCTTTAAAAATTATTTCATGATTTCAAAAAATTTCTGTCTGCTGCACACCAGATTCGGCTTTCACTTCTCTGTTGCCGAAGCCCTTGTAGGCGACAATCCCGCTGAGAACTACATCAGTTTCAAGTTTCGGGGCGGCGCGGCTGATTATGAACGCAAAAGACGCAGAGTTGAATTCATCAAATCCGTGCTCTCATATTATGGATTCAGAACAAGACTGAGAGGCGAAAACTGCTTTTCCCGACTTACCGGGCAGGAAAAGGCATACATGCTCAGAGCACTGCGGGCACTGGGGTATATCATAATTCATACCCGCCAGATGGACATGGTCATGTGCGACCAGGAATGTGTTTCAAACTACCGGGAACAATTCATAAGGGATATTGACGAAATAGTTTCCAGAGGTCAGGATGAACCCGGATTCGGTAGCTTTTTCCTTGAAGGAAAAGGTGAATCAGGTGATTAA